The following proteins are co-located in the Drosophila mauritiana strain mau12 unplaced genomic scaffold, ASM438214v1 Y_07, whole genome shotgun sequence genome:
- the LOC117149980 gene encoding dynein heavy chain 2, axonemal codes for MTFDFQYSSVGGASKLQRLCGRILAIYISSKNFDENSKNFTLELIINLDFQAFSEDIQDISNSATMELQIENSIKNIATIWKKQSFEMAFYHDGIYRIKNVEDCFQLLEEHMVQISAMKATRFVEPFITIVDYWEKTLSYISETLEKGLTVQRQWLYLENIFQGDDIRKQLPEEAKRFATITEEFRTISSKMFQAKTAVKATHLRPPPFLLNRFSRMDERLELIQRALEIYLEAKRQLFPRFYFISNDDLLEILGNSKRPDLVQTHLKKLFDNLYKLELKRVGKTLSRWQASGMHSDDGEYVEFMMVIYIDGPSERWLKQVEEYMLIVMKEMLKLTRGSLKKLVGNREKWISLWPGQMVLTTAQIQWTTECTRSLIHCSMVDQKKPLRKLKKKQIKVLSKLSEMSRKDLTKTMRLKVNTLITLEIHGRDVIERMYKSNCKDTGHFEWFSQLRFYWHRESELCVIRQTNTEHWYGYEYTGNSGRLVITPLTDRCYITLTTALHLHRGGSPKGPAGTGKTETVKDLGKALGIWVIVTNCSEGLDYKSIGKNFSGLAQSGCWGCFDEFNRINIEVLSVVAQQIMSIMAALSAKAFELMFEGQMIKLKHTVGLFITMNPGYAGRTELPDNLKSMFRPISMMVPDNIIIAENLLFSDGFTNTRNLARKVYTLYELAKQQLSKQYHYDFGLRSMVALLRYAGRKRRQLPNTTEEEIVYLAMKDMNVARLTANDLPLFNGIMSDIFPGVSLPTIDYSEFNIAIYEEFREAGLQSINIAVKKVIELFETKNSRHSVMIIGDTGTAKSVTWRTLQNCFCRMNSQRFSGWEAVTVYPVNPKALNLAELYGEYNLSTGEWLDGVLSSIMRIICGDEEPTQKWLLFDGPVDAVWIENMNSVMDDNKLLTLVNSERITMPVQVSLLFEVGDLAVASPATVSRCGMVYNDYNDWGWKPFVNSWLQRLRIKEFADFLRIHFEYMVPKILDFKRMRCKEPVRTNELNGVVSLCKLLEIFGTKVNGINPTNSELLEEMTRLWFMFCLVWSICSSVDEESRQRLDSFIRELESCFPIKDTVFDYFVDPNERTFLPWDSKLLSSWKCDFESPFYKIIVPTGDTVRYEYVVSKLLAEEYPVMLVGNVGTGKTSTAISVMEACDKNKFCILAVNMSAQTTAAGLQESIENRTEKRTKTQFVPIGGKRMICFMDDFNMPAKDIYGSQPPLELIRQWIDYKYWFNRKTQQKIYVQNTLLMAAMGPPGGGRQTISSRTQSRFVLLNLTFPSQDTIIRIFGTMLCQKLESYPNEVREMWLPITLCTINLYVSMISKMLPTPNKSHYLFNLRDISKVFQGLLRSEKELQNKKNFFLRLWIHECFRVFSDRLVDDSDQLWFVNTINDIIGKHFEVTFHSLCPSKVPPFFGDFAHPQGFYEDLQVDFLRTYMKNHLEEYNNFPGMTRMNLVFFKEAIEHIVRILRVISQPRGHILNMGIGGSGRQVLTKLAAFILEMGVFQIEVTKKYKTGDFREDLKNLYKVTGIKQRLTIFIFSSDQIAEVSFLEITNNMLSTGEINLFKSDEFDELKPELERPAKKNGVLLTTEALYSYFILNVRDFLHVALCFSPIGENFRSYIRQYPALLSSTTPNWFRFWPQEALLEVASHFLIGFPLNVVVSGKEDEKHRESLVISTETHLQRDIAYVFSVIHSSVAKMSENMYVEVKRYNYVTSPNYLQLVSGFKKLLQKKRLEVSTASNRLRNGLSKISETQEKVSLMSDELKASSEQVKILARECEDFISMIEIQKSEATEQKEKVDAEAVLIRREEIICLELAATARADLEVVMPMIDAAVKALDALNKKDISEVKSYGRPPMKIEKVMEAVLILLGKEPTWENAKKVLSESTFLNDLKNFDRDHISDKTLKRIAIYTKNPELEPDKVAVVSLACKSLMQWIMAIENYGKVYRIVAPKQEKLDSAMKSLEEKQAALAAAKKKLEVLQAVIEELYRQLEEKTNLLNELRAKEERLRKQLERAIILVESLSGERERWIETVNQLDLSFEKLPGDCLLSVAFMSYLGAFDTKYREELVVKWSLLIKDLLIPATLELKVTNFLVDAVSIREWNIQGLPADDLSTENGVIVTQGSRWPLIIDPQMQANNWIKNMEERNQLMILDFGMADYLRQLERALKEGLPVLLQNVGEYLDQAINPILRQSFTIQSGERLLKFNDKYISYNNSFRFYITTKISNPHYPPEISSKTTIVNFALKQDGLEAQLLGIIVRKEKPALEEQKDELVMTIARNKRTLIDLDNEILRLLNESRGSLLDDDELFSTLQKSRQTSVLVKESLSIAEVTEVEIDAARQEYKPASERASILFFVLMDMSKIDPMYVFSLAAYILLFTQSIERSPRNQLIHERIQNINEYHTYSVYRNTCRGLFERHKLLFSIHMTAKILSNAGKLLEEEYDFILKGGIVLDKLGQAPNPAPWWISEQNWDNITELDKVSGFHGIIDSFEQHYKAWNGWYATTFPEQEDLVGEWNDKLTDFQKICVLRSLRPDRISFCLTQFIITKLGPRYVDPPVLDLKATFDESISQTPLIFVLSPGVDPAQSLISLSESVKMAQRMYSLSLGQGQAPIATKLIMDGIKDGNWVFLANCHLSLSWMPTLDKMIATMQSIKLHKKFRLWLSSSPHPDFPISILQTSIKMTTEPPRGIKSNMKRLYNNINEANMENCSEPSKYKKLLFALCFFHTVLLERKKFLELGWNVIYSFNDSDFEVSEILLLLYLNEYEDTPWGALKYLIAGVNYGGHITDDWDRRLLITYINQFFCDQTLQTRKFRLSTLPNYFIPDDGDVQSYLDHIQMFPNFDKPDAFGQHSNADIASLIGETRMLFEALLSMQAQTNSTRSNENCETKVFDLAKELLINTPDEINYEQTAKIIGINRTPLEVVLLQEIERYNKLLVDMSTQLRDLRRGIQGLVVMSSDLEDIYVAVSEGRVPLQWLKAYNSLKPLAAWARDLIHRVGHFNSWAKTLRSPILFWLAAYTFPTGFVTAVLQTSARATKTPIDELSWDFYVFVEEDTAAARIIREGGGVYIRSLFLEGAGWLRKNQCLQDPLPMELICPLPVIHFKPVENLKKRCRGVYQCPAYYYPVRSGSFVIAVDLKSGNEKADYWIKRGTALLLSLAS; via the exons ATGACCTTCGATTTTCAATACAGTTCGGTGGGAGGTGCTTCAAAGCTGCAGCGTCTATGCGGTCGTATCCTGGCGATTTATATATCTTCAAA aAATTTTGATGAAAACTCGAAGAATTTTACTTTGGAGCTTATAATTAATTTAGACTTTCAGGCCTTTTCGGAAGATATTCAAGACATATCCAATTCCGCAACTATGGAGCTGCAAATCGAAAattctattaaaaatatagCTACAATTTGGAAAAAACAAAGTTTTGAAATGGCATTTTATCATGATGGCATCTATAGAATAAAAAACGTTGAGGACTGTTTTCAACTCCTTGAAGAGCATATGGTACAAATATCGGCTATGAAGGCAACTCGTTTTGTTGAGCCATTTATAACCATTGTTGATTATTGGGAAAAAACATTGTCCTACATAAGTGAGACTCTGGAAAAGGGTTTAACCGTTCAGCGTCAATGGCTCTACctagaaaatatatttcaagGAGACGACATAAGGAAACAACTTCCAGAAGAGGCAAAACGTTTTGCAACAATAACTGAAGAGTTTCGAACAATATCAAGCAAAATGTTTCAGGCAAAGACAGCCGTCAAAGCCACTCACTTACGCCCTCCGCCGTTTTTATTGAACCGTTTTAGTCGAATGGACGAAAGACTGGAACTTATTCAACGTGCCTTAGAAATTTATCTTGAGGCTAAGCGACAACTTTTTCcaagattttattttatttctaatgATGACCTTTTAGAAATTTTAGGAAATTCTAAACGGCCGGACTTAGTTCAAACCCATCTTAAAAAGTTATTTGATAATTTATACAAGCTTGAGCTCAAACGCGTTGGGAAAACTTTAAGTCGGTGGCAAGCTTCTGGAATGCATTCAGACGATGGAGAATACGTTGAGTTCATGATGGTTATTTATATAGATGGTCCATCGGAGCGTTGGCTAAAACAAGTCGAAGAGTACATGCTTATTGTTATGAAAGAGATGCTTAAACTTACACGCGGATCTCTTAAAAAACTTGTGGGGAACAGAGAAAAATGGATTTCACTTTGGCCCGGACAAATGGTGCTAACTACAGCTCAGATCCAATGGACAACTGAGTGTACACGTAGCCTAATTCATTGCAGTATGGTTGATCAAAAAAAGCCCCTGCGTAAGCTAAagaaaaagcaaataaaagttCTTTCTAAATTATCCGAAATGAGTCGAAAAGACCTAACAAAAACAATGCGCCTTAAAGTAAATACCCTCATAACGCTTGAAATACATGGTCGTGATGTTATTGAAAGAATGTATAAGTCGAACTGTAAGGATACAGGGCATTTTGAATGGTTTTCACAACTGAGATTTTATTGGCACCGTGAATCGGAACTATGTGTAATAAGGCAGACAAACACAGAGCACTGGTATGGCTATGAATATACAGGTAACTCAGGACGATTAGTTATTACACCATTGACTGATAGGTGTTATATAACTTTGACTACTGCGTTGCACTTACATCGAGGAGGAAGCCCAAAGGGACCCGCCGGTACTGGAAAAACTGAAACAGTCAAAGATTTGGGAAAAGCTTTGGGAATATGGGTTATTGTTACAAACTGTTCCGAAGGCTTAGACTATAAAAGTATCGGTAAAAATTTTTCTGGATTAGCACAAAGTGGATGCTGGGGATGTTTCGATGAGTTTAATCGAATAAATATTGAAGTGCTCTCAGTCGTTGCACAACAAATAATGTCTATAATGGCAGCACTTTCTGCAAAGGCGTTTGAGCTTATGTTCGAGGGTCAAATGATAAAGTTAAAGCACACAGTTGGTCTATTCATTACGATGAATCCTGGCTATGCCGGACGGACTGAACTTCCTGATAATTTAAAGTCCATGTTTAGACCAATATCAATGATGGTACCtgataatattattattgcgGAAAATTTACTTTTTTCGGATGGTTTTACAAATACAAGAAACTTGGCCCGAAAGGTATATACGTTGTATGAGCTAGCTAAGCAGCAACTTTCAAAGCAATATCATTATGATTTTGGTCTTCGCTCTATGGTGGCATTGCTTCGCTACGCGGGTCGAAAAAGACGTCAATTGCCAAATACTACTGAAGAAGAAATTGTTTATTTAGCAATGAAAGATATGAATGTGGCGAGATTAACAGCTAATGATTTACCCCTTTTTAATGGTATTATGTCTGACATATTCCCTGGTGTTAGTTTACCAACTATAGACTACAGTGAATTTAATATTGCAATCTATGAAGAATTTAGGGAGGCGGGTCTCCAATCAATAAATATAGCCGTAAAAAAAGTAATTGAACTTTTTGAAACAAAAAACTCTAGGCACTCAGTTATGATCATAGGGGATACGGGAACAGCCAAATCAGTTACATGGAGAACATTACAAAACTGCTTTTGTCGAATGAATAGTCAACGATTTTCCGGGTGGGAAGCAGTCACCGTGTACCCAGTAAATCCAAAAGCATTGAATCTAGCAGAGCTTTATGGGGAATATAACTTGTCAACTGGTGAATGGCTTGACGGAGTATTAAGTTCTATTATGCGAATAATCTGTGGAGATGAAGAACCTACTCAGAAATGGTTGTTGTTTGATGGACCTGTGGATGCAGTATGGATTGAAAACATGAACTCAGTAATGGATGATAACAAACTTCTTACGCTTGTAAATAGCGAACGTATAACCATGCCAGTTCAAGTATCGCTATTGTTTGAAGTAGGAGATCTCGCTGTTGCTTCACCAGCAACTGTTTCGCGGTGTGGTATGGTTTATAACGATTACAATGATTGGGGATGGAAACCTTTTGTAAACTCATGGTTACAGCGCCTAAGAATTAAGGAGTTCGCTGATTTTTTACGAATACATTTTGAATATATGGTGCCAAAAATACTTGATTTCAAACGAATGAGATGCAAAGAGCCTGTAAGGACAAATGAGTTAAATGGAGTTGTGTCGCTTTGTAAATTGCTCGAAATATTTGGCACAAAGGTAAATGGGATAAATCCCACTAATTCAGAGCTACTTGAGGAAATGACTAGATTGTGGTTTATGTTTTGTTTAGTATGGTCAATTTGTTCAAGTGTGGATGAAGAAAGCCGACAAAGACTAGATAGCTTTATACGGGAACTAGAAAGCTGCTTTCCAATAAAAGATACTGTGTTTGATTATTTTGTTGATCCCAATGAACGAACCTTTTTACCATGGGATAGCAAGTTGTTGAGCAGTTGGAAATGCGATTTCGA ATCTCCTTTTTACAAGATTATTGTTCCTACTGGTGACACTGTTCGCTATGAATATGTAGTTTCAAAACTTCTTGCTGAAGAATATCCTGTGATGCTTGTTGGAAATGTTGGAACCGGAAAAACATCAACAGCTATAAGTGTAATGGAGGCTtgtgataaaaataaattttgcatTTTAGCAGTAAACATGTCAGCACAGACTACAGCAGCCGGGTTACAAGAATCAATCGAAAATCGAACTGAGAAACGTACAAAAACGCAATTTGTACCTATCGGTGGCAAACGGATGATATGTTTTATGGACGACTTTAATATGCCTGCAAAAGACATCTATGGATCACAGCCACCCTTGGAGCTAATTCGGCAATGGATTGATTACAAGTATTGGTTTAATCGAAAAActcaacaaaaaatatatgtgcAAAACACATTATTAATGGCTGCAATGGGACCGCCTGGAGGGGGCAGACAAACAATTTCCAGCCGAACGCAAAGTCGGTttgttttgttaaatttgACTTTTCCTTCACAAGATACAATTATTCGTATATTTGGAACGATGCTCTGTCAAAAACTAGAGTCATATCCAAATGAAGTTCGTGAGATGTGGCTACCTATAACCCTTTGTACCATCAACTTATATGTATCAATGATTAGTAAAATGTTACCTACTCCAAATAAATCTCATTACTTATTTAATCTGAGAGATATATCCAAAGTATTTCAAGGACTATTAAGAAGTGAAAAAGAacttcaaaacaaaaaaaatttttttttacggCTCTGGATTCATGAGTGTTTTAGAGTGTTCAGCGACCGATTGGTTGACGACTCAGATCAGCTTTGGTTTGTAAATACTATTAATGATATAATtggtaaacattttgaagTTACGTTTCACAGCCTTTGTCCTTCAAAGGTTCCACCATTTTTCGGTGACTTTGCGCACCCTCAAGGGTTTTACGAAGATCTACAGGTAGATTTCTTAAGAACATATATGAAAAATCACCTTGAGGAATATAACAACTTTCCAGGAATGACTAGAATGAACTTAGTGTTTTTTAAAGAAGCTATCGAACATATTGTTCGAATCCTGAGAGTTATTTCACAACCGCGTGGCCACATTTTAAATATGGGGATAGGTGGATCAGGCCGACAAGTATTAACCAAGTTAGCTGCATTTATTTTGGAAATGGGAGTTTTCCAAATCGAAGTTaccaaaaaatacaaaacaggAGACTTTCGAGAAGACCTTAAAAACTTATACAAAGTTACTGGAATTAAACAGAGACTAACGATTTTTATATTTAGCAGCGACCAAATAGCCGAAGTCTCGTTCCTGGAAATAACAAACAATATGCTAAGTACTGGGGAAATAAACTTATTTAAATCAGATGAATTCGACGAGTTAAAGCCTGAGCTTGAACGaccggcaaaaaaaaatggggtTCTTCTAACAACTGAAGCACTGTAttcctattttattttaaatgtgcGCGATTTTCTTCATGTAGCACTTTGTTTTAGCCCAATCGGAGAAAATTTTAGAAGTTATATAAGGCAATATCCGGCTTTGTTAAGTTCAACAACACCAAACTGGTTTAGATTTTGGCCACAAGAAGCCCTTTTGGAAGTAGCTTCGCATTTCCTAATCGGATTTCCATTAAACGTAGTAGTTTCTGGAAAAGAGGACGAAAAACATCGAGAAAGTTTGGTTATTAGCACAGAAACCCACCTTCAACGTGATATTGCCTATGTATTTTCAGTAATTCACTCAAGTGTTGCAAAAATGTCGgaaaatatgtatgtagaaGTTAAGCGATATAACTATGTAACCTCACCAAATTATTTGCAGCTTGTAAGTGGCTTTAAAAAACtcttacaaaaaaaaagattagAAGTATCAACTGCTTCAAATAGATTACGCAATGGGCTTTCAAAAATTTCTGAAACTCAGGAAAAAGTATCCTTAATGTCTGACGAGCTTAAAGCTAGCTCTGAACAAGTTAAAATACTTGCTAGAGAATGTGAAGATTTTATATCCATGATTGAAATTCAGAAGAGTGAAGCAACGgaacaaaaggaaaaagtgGATGCCGAAGCCGTGCTTATTAGAAGGGAAGAAATAATTTGCCTCGAATTAGCAGCTACAGCTCGTGCGGACTTGGAGGTTGTAATGCCTATGATAGATGCTGCTGTAAAAGCATTAGatgcattaaataaaaaagacATTTCAGAAGTTAAGTCGTATGGACGCCCGCCAATGAAAATCGAAAAGGTTATGGAAGCTGTATTGATCTTACTTGGAAAAGAACCAACATGGGAAAATGCTAAAAAAGTTTTAAGTGAATCAACATTTTTGAACGACCTAAAAAACTTTGATAGAGATCATATTTCCGATAAAACTCTTAAACGTATTGCAATCTATACAAAAAATCCTGAGTTAGAACCCGATAAAGTGGCTGTTGTGTCGCTTGCGTGCAAATCATTGATGCAATGGATAATGGCCATAGAAAATTACGGAAAAGTTTACCGAATAGTCGCTCCAAAGCAGGAAAAATTAGATAGTGCAATGAAGTCACTTGAGGAAAAGCAAGCTGCTTTAGctgcggcaaaaaaaaaacttgaagTGCTACAAGCTGTCATTGAAGAACTTTACCGCCAGCTTGAAGAAAAAACTAACCTGCTTAATGAATTGCGTGCCAAGGAAGAACGACTAAGAAAACAACTGGAGCGTGCCATTATTTTGGTAGAATCGCTTTCTGGTGAGAGAGAAAGGTGGATTGAAACGGTAAATCAGTTGGACTTATCCTTTGAAAAACTTCCCGGTGACTGCTTGCTTTCTGTTGCGTTTATGTCATACTTAGGGGCTTTTGACACCAAATACCGAGAAGAATTAGTTGTAAAATGGTCTTTATTAATTAAAGATCTTTTAATACCAGCAACTTTGGAGCTTAAGGTAACGAATTTTCTAGTCGACGCTGTTTCGATTCGAGAATGGAATATTCAAGGTCTACCTGCTGATGATTTAAGTACTGAAAACGGAGTAATAGTTACTCAAGGTAGTCGTTGGCCTCTTATTATTGACCCTCAAATGCAAGCTAATAACTGGATAAAAAATATGGAGGAGCGTAATCAATTAATGATACTAGATTTTGGTATGGCGGATTACTTACGTCAGCTAGAACGAGCTCTAAAAGAAGGTTTGCCTGTATTGCTGCAAAACGTGGGGGAATACTTAGATCAAGCTATTAATCCAATTCTGCGGCAGAGCTTTACCATTCAAAGTGGAGAAAggttattaaaatttaatgacaaatatatttcatataatAATTCGTTCAGATTTTACATAACGACAAAAATATCGAATCCACATTACCCACCGGAAATATCATCAAAAACAACAATTGTAAATTTTGCACTGAAGCAAGATGGGCTTGAAGCCCAACTACTAGGAATTATTGTTCGAAAAGAAAAACCCGCCTTAGAAGAACAAAAAGACGAACTGGTAATGACAATAGCTCGAAACAAACGGACACTAATTGATCTTGATAATGAGATTTTACGGCTACTTAATGAAAGTCGAGGTTCATTATTAGATGACGACGAGTTATTCTCAACATTACAAAAATCCCGGCAGACATCAGTGCTTGTTAAGGAGTCTCTTAGCATTGCCGAGGTAACTGAAGTGGAAATCGATGCCGCCCGACAAGAATACAAACCAGCATCGGAACGCGCATCCATTTTATTCTTTGTTTTAATGGATATGTCTAAAATTGATCCAATGTATGTTTTTTCTCTGGCAgcttatatattattattcaCACAGTCTATTGAACGAAGTCCTCGTAATCAGCTAATCCACGAACGAATTCAAAACATTAATGAATACCATACCTATTCGGTCTACCGAAATACCTGTCGTGGGCTTTTCGAGCGACATAAGCTACTATTTTCAATTCATATGACAGCAAAGATTCTTTCAAATGCTGGAAAGCTTTTGGAAGAAGAGTATGATTTTATTCTGAAAGGAGGTATAGTATTAGATAAGCTGGGACAAGCCCCCAACCCGGCACCAT GGTGGATAAGTGAGCAAAACTGGGATAATATAACAGAATTAGATAAAGTTTCTGGATTTCATGGGATAATAGATTCTTTTGAGCAACATTACAAGGCTTGGAATG gTTGGTATGCCACGACCTTTCCAGAACAAGAAGATCTCGTTGGTGAATGGAATGATAAACTTacagattttcaaaaaatatgtGTTTTACGTTCACTACGACCGGATagaatttcattttgtttgacACAATTTATCATCACCAAACTTGGGCCGCGATATGTTGATCCGCCAGTTCTTGATCTCAAGGCAACTTTCGATGAATCGATTTCACAGACTCCCCTTATATTCGTTTTATCACCAGGTGTGGATCCAGCCCAATCACTCATATCACTATCAGAATCAGTTAAAATGGCACAGCGAATGTACTCACTTAGCTTGGGTCAAGGGCAAGCACCTATTGCAACAAAGCTTATAATGGATGGCATTAAGGATGGTAATTGGGTATTTTTAGCGAATTGTCATTTGTCTCTTAGTTGGATGCCTACTCTTGACAAGATGATAGCTACTATGCAGTCCATTAAACtacataaaaaatttcgaCTGTGGCTAAGCTCAAGCCCTCATCCGGACTTTCCAATATCTATTTTGCAAACCAGTATTAAGATGACAACTGAACCTCCTCGTggaatcaaatcaaatatgaAACGTCTATATAACAACATAAATGAGGCTAATATGGAAAATTGTAGTGAACCCAGCAAGTATAAGAAGTTATTATTCGCTTTGTGTTTTTTTCATACAGTCCTACTCGAACGAAAAAAATTTTTAGAACTTGGCTGGAATGTTATTTACAGCTTTAACGATTCTGATTTTGAAGTTTCCGAAATACTACTATTATTGTATCTTAATGAATATGAAGACACTCCCTGGGGAGCTTTAAAGTATCTCATAGCAGGTGTAAATTACGGAGGACATATTACCGACGATTGGGATCGACGACTCTTAATAACTTATATAAACCAATTTTTCTGTGACCAAACATTGCAGACTAGAAAGTTTAG ATTATCAACCCttccaaattattttattCCCGATGACGGCGATGTGCAATCATATTTAGACCACATACAAATGTTTCCCAATTTTGATAAGCCTGATGCTTTTGGACAACATTCAAATGCCGATATAGCGTCTTTAATAGGAGAAACTAGAATGCTTTTTGAGGCTCTCCTTTCTATGCAAGCTCAGACTAATAGCACAAGAAGTAATGAAAACTGTGAGACAAAAGTATTTGATCTAGCTAAAGAACTTTTAATAAATACACCGGATGAGATAAACTATGAACAGACGGCAAAAATTATTGGAATCAATCGAACTCCCTTAGAAGTTGTCTTActtcaagaaattgagcgCTATAATAAACTTCTTGTCGACATGTCCACTCAATTACGTGACTTAAGACGTGGAATACAGGGACTTGTTGTAATGAGTTCGGACTTAGAGGATATTTATGTAGCTGTCTCTGAAGGAAGGGTGCCATTACAATGGTTAAAag CGTATAATTCATTGAAACCATTAGCGGCATGGGCTAGAGACTTAATACATCGTGTAGGACATTTTAATAGTTGGGCAAAAACACTCCGCTCTCcaatattattttggcttGCAGCTTATACGTTTCCAACCGGATTTGTTACAGCAGTATTACAAACATCAGCTCGAGCCACCAAAACACCAATTGATGAACTGTCTTGGGATTTCTATGTGTTTGTTGAAGAAGATACTGCCGCAGCTCGTATAATAAGAGAAGGAGGAGGTGTTTACATTCGAAGCTTGTTTTTGGAGGGTGCCGGATGGTTGAGGAAAAACCAATGCCTTCAGGATCCACTTCCGATGGAACTAATTTGTCCATTACCAGTAATACACTTTAAACCAGTAGAAAACCTAAAAAAACGATGTCGTGGTGTTTACCAGTGCCCCGCATATTACTATCCCGTTAGGTCAGGATCATTTGTAATAGCCGTGGACTTAAAGTCTGGTAATGAAAAGGCTGACTACTGGATAAAGCGAGGTACTGCACTTTTATTAAGTTTAGCAAGCTAA